One stretch of Planococcus sp. PAMC 21323 DNA includes these proteins:
- a CDS encoding tetratricopeptide repeat protein, protein MKANEIQTAQQVVNAIRELWTARSVRGVRKFIGELHTEEDFLRLMKLTDQADLYTYSHVLATQAHKRFGTLRTFTWQCARLLETGRSLEAEEQMVGRLHDIDSGNDSIEELAAAHQLLLRVFAQLNRLPEAKTQLEQYKAQKGFVWPDLEGFYFIHSGEWQQAESVLAGAMSDEVTERSQQVRMLYADVLAMTGRQAESLVVLEKGQELEPDSWTYRADMIRTLFFLGHYEKALARMTRYNQENPYHVHHKAWVHVAAECLYKLERWEELQAWVSSHHKLLEKTVYGKGEIDQDAKRQEIKLTPNVQKLNYCVPASLALMLEAYGMKKGQDEIAEHVFDVTGSDLQTTMAYMESLGFTARYFKGQLDLYKQLIDAGIPVLLSMMIENNAHVQVVIGYDDRLQALIIQDPNDLGPFLLSYEDVANTYKLTDSLSMVFLLPEQHSFSSNLDPKEHLYFSQLFEIWAAEEKEGEKDRSIDFLEAHPEERYGAMIGLVTRFSERASALHSTWLEKLHTDLGKDDAEVALLAAHMHYRKEETEQALICLGGVKEKNSPYALFLKAAILMSQSEHEKAVPLLKRSIELDHYQPMAYSHLARCYLEIDKTVQAFKWSSIALEQEPTDVFARITHSLIQFESGAYEQALARFRELAQEHPEDGYFIYEMGRCLLALGQEENAIASFEQAKKIDFKEPYAYIRIAEIYMEKEDWPLANTVIREGIERCEKTDVLHLYLGHIAMEQEQYAEAEVEYRKSLALDAADLYTVTHIAHVLLKQKKHDEMNKLIMQYAETGDTFYFNRTAAMLWQESEDDKGKTLALDLLEAGMERESLHFHEIAVQYAGFGEAPQFRSRLFDRFKRFRETAADPELLCYEGGLYELEDHQRFAKTLYEQAVEANGFYLAYYHLGRLAESTGNWDKALEHYKKSVKADSSFTAAHEGLMRSYTALEDKDRAFKAALHVLKNEPLSLDLQELFELVDSEEKQLAIAQVLDRVSAQVLEEWLLSAKAQLAEKKGNVAEAETLLLQAQALNGALPSRYQHMQFWMRQGDIKRALVLVEELIEEHPEEEGFYPEYVQLLAELRKTGEIQRRLKKRLKGENLAIAETYSADQLVVLLDAEEEESTNFFGKLRDKSRRFLLVSNIIELYTDAAKKYKDSEIPVLHLAEFFMERDGADDAAEVLEPLVKRTGNFDAAKLLLQATFQEANNKQSHKLLGKAKKQAQELSKQQPTDIDLVLWQGDMAAIEEDIDQAQAFYEKAIRLNPYRSDSYVRLMHLLADHRKTPPEQFESRLPDELRLNEWICLTLAIMAINTGDSVSAMTRLRELQDAAPEYLPADYELARAAMIANQPTQAKKLLTELFEKEGGEVFIEAAVEEELFEQVLEEVLAVGV, encoded by the coding sequence ATGAAAGCAAACGAAATACAAACAGCGCAACAAGTTGTAAACGCAATTCGTGAGTTATGGACTGCACGTTCAGTTCGAGGAGTACGGAAATTTATAGGGGAATTACACACCGAAGAAGATTTTTTGCGTTTGATGAAATTAACCGATCAAGCCGATTTATATACATACAGCCATGTACTTGCAACACAAGCGCATAAACGCTTTGGCACGTTGCGCACATTTACGTGGCAATGCGCAAGATTACTTGAGACAGGTCGCAGCTTGGAAGCAGAAGAGCAAATGGTGGGCAGGTTGCATGACATTGATTCTGGTAATGATTCAATAGAAGAACTAGCTGCAGCACATCAATTATTATTGCGCGTTTTTGCGCAGTTAAACCGTTTGCCAGAAGCAAAAACACAACTGGAACAGTATAAAGCGCAAAAAGGATTTGTTTGGCCAGATCTTGAAGGTTTTTATTTTATTCATAGTGGGGAGTGGCAACAAGCAGAAAGCGTGCTAGCAGGTGCAATGAGTGATGAGGTGACTGAACGGAGTCAACAAGTACGCATGTTGTATGCAGATGTATTGGCAATGACAGGCAGACAAGCGGAGTCTCTCGTTGTTCTTGAAAAGGGACAAGAGTTAGAGCCCGACTCGTGGACATACCGTGCAGACATGATCCGGACTTTGTTTTTCCTTGGTCATTACGAAAAAGCACTCGCTAGAATGACTCGCTATAATCAAGAAAACCCGTACCACGTGCATCATAAAGCATGGGTGCATGTAGCGGCCGAATGCTTGTATAAGCTAGAGCGATGGGAAGAGTTGCAGGCGTGGGTCAGCAGTCATCACAAGCTGTTAGAAAAAACCGTTTACGGCAAAGGAGAAATAGATCAAGATGCCAAGCGCCAAGAAATCAAGTTAACGCCGAATGTTCAAAAGCTCAATTATTGTGTGCCGGCATCGTTAGCATTGATGCTTGAAGCATACGGCATGAAAAAAGGGCAAGACGAAATCGCAGAACATGTTTTTGACGTCACGGGATCGGATCTGCAGACAACGATGGCTTATATGGAATCGCTCGGATTTACAGCACGTTATTTTAAAGGGCAACTCGATTTATACAAGCAACTTATTGATGCGGGAATTCCAGTACTTCTTAGTATGATGATTGAAAACAATGCACATGTGCAAGTTGTTATTGGCTATGACGACCGTTTGCAAGCATTAATCATTCAAGATCCGAATGATTTAGGGCCGTTCCTATTGTCATATGAAGACGTCGCAAATACTTATAAACTAACGGATTCTTTAAGTATGGTGTTTTTATTGCCAGAACAACATTCGTTTTCGAGCAACCTTGATCCTAAGGAACATCTTTATTTTTCTCAGTTGTTTGAAATTTGGGCTGCTGAAGAAAAAGAGGGAGAAAAAGATCGTTCGATTGATTTTCTGGAAGCTCATCCAGAGGAACGTTACGGTGCCATGATCGGACTGGTTACGCGATTTTCAGAAAGAGCAAGTGCTCTTCATTCGACTTGGTTAGAAAAGCTCCATACAGACCTCGGGAAAGATGATGCTGAAGTTGCGCTGTTAGCAGCGCACATGCATTACCGAAAAGAAGAAACCGAACAAGCTTTAATCTGTTTAGGTGGTGTTAAAGAAAAGAACAGTCCATATGCGTTGTTTTTAAAAGCGGCTATTTTGATGAGCCAAAGTGAACATGAAAAAGCGGTCCCACTGTTAAAGCGTTCGATTGAACTGGATCATTATCAACCAATGGCGTATAGTCATTTGGCGCGTTGCTATTTGGAAATTGACAAAACGGTTCAAGCATTTAAATGGTCAAGTATTGCGCTTGAGCAAGAACCGACAGATGTATTTGCGCGAATTACGCATAGTTTGATTCAATTTGAATCGGGTGCTTATGAACAAGCGTTAGCACGTTTCCGTGAACTGGCTCAAGAACATCCTGAAGACGGCTATTTTATTTATGAAATGGGTCGCTGTTTACTAGCGCTTGGTCAAGAAGAAAATGCGATTGCGTCGTTTGAACAAGCTAAAAAAATTGATTTTAAAGAGCCATATGCGTACATACGCATTGCAGAAATCTATATGGAAAAAGAAGATTGGCCGTTAGCAAATACTGTAATCCGTGAAGGAATTGAACGTTGCGAAAAAACCGATGTGCTGCATTTGTATTTGGGACATATCGCCATGGAGCAGGAGCAGTATGCGGAAGCGGAAGTGGAATACCGTAAATCACTCGCGCTAGATGCGGCAGATTTATACACAGTCACACATATTGCGCACGTATTGTTAAAACAAAAAAAACACGATGAAATGAATAAGCTCATTATGCAATACGCTGAAACTGGCGACACGTTTTATTTTAACCGAACCGCTGCGATGCTTTGGCAAGAATCAGAAGACGACAAAGGGAAAACGCTAGCGCTCGATTTGTTAGAAGCTGGCATGGAACGTGAATCGCTTCATTTTCATGAAATTGCCGTGCAATATGCAGGGTTTGGTGAAGCTCCACAATTCCGTAGCCGTTTATTCGATCGGTTCAAACGTTTCCGCGAAACTGCTGCAGATCCAGAATTATTGTGTTACGAAGGTGGTTTGTATGAGCTAGAAGACCATCAGCGTTTTGCAAAAACACTATACGAGCAAGCGGTAGAAGCGAACGGATTTTATTTGGCGTATTATCATTTGGGTCGCCTTGCAGAAAGTACCGGCAATTGGGATAAAGCACTCGAACATTACAAGAAGAGCGTGAAGGCAGACTCGAGTTTCACGGCAGCTCATGAAGGGTTGATGCGTAGTTATACAGCGTTAGAAGATAAGGATCGTGCTTTTAAAGCCGCTTTACACGTCTTAAAAAATGAACCATTGTCGCTCGATTTGCAAGAATTGTTTGAGCTAGTCGATAGTGAAGAAAAACAACTAGCAATTGCGCAAGTGCTTGACAGGGTGTCTGCACAAGTACTTGAAGAGTGGCTATTGTCCGCAAAAGCGCAATTAGCAGAGAAAAAAGGCAACGTAGCAGAAGCTGAGACTTTATTGCTTCAAGCACAAGCGTTGAACGGGGCACTTCCTTCTCGTTATCAACATATGCAATTTTGGATGCGACAAGGAGATATCAAACGAGCGCTTGTTTTGGTAGAAGAACTGATTGAAGAGCATCCAGAAGAAGAGGGCTTTTACCCAGAATATGTTCAGTTATTAGCAGAACTGCGCAAAACCGGTGAGATTCAAAGACGTTTGAAAAAACGACTTAAAGGCGAAAATTTAGCGATAGCTGAAACTTATAGCGCTGATCAATTGGTAGTTTTGTTGGATGCAGAAGAAGAGGAATCCACAAATTTCTTCGGTAAATTACGTGACAAATCACGCCGTTTTTTACTCGTTTCGAATATTATCGAACTGTATACAGATGCTGCGAAAAAATACAAAGACAGCGAAATACCAGTCCTGCACCTTGCAGAATTCTTTATGGAGCGTGACGGAGCAGACGATGCAGCAGAAGTACTTGAACCTTTAGTTAAACGGACGGGCAATTTTGATGCGGCGAAATTACTGTTGCAAGCAACATTCCAAGAAGCTAATAACAAGCAGTCTCATAAGCTACTAGGCAAAGCCAAAAAACAAGCACAAGAACTTTCTAAGCAACAACCGACTGATATTGATCTGGTCTTGTGGCAAGGGGATATGGCCGCGATCGAAGAAGATATCGACCAGGCACAGGCGTTTTACGAAAAAGCAATCAGACTGAATCCGTATCGTAGCGATAGTTATGTACGATTGATGCATTTGCTTGCTGATCACCGGAAAACACCACCAGAGCAATTCGAAAGTCGTTTGCCTGATGAGCTTCGACTGAACGAATGGATTTGTTTAACGCTTGCCATTATGGCTATCAATACTGGGGACAGTGTCTCGGCAATGACACGATTACGTGAGTTGCAAGACGCGGCTCCGGAATATTTACCGGCGGATTACGAGCTAGCACGGGCAGCAATGATAGCAAACCAACCTACTCAAGCAAAGAAATTGCTAACGGAGCTATTTGAAAAAGAAGGCGGCGAAGTATTCATCGAGGCCGCGGTGGAAGAAGAATTATTTGAACAGGTTTTAGAAGAAGTATTGGCTGTGGGAGTTTAA
- a CDS encoding LA2681 family HEPN domain-containing protein, with translation MSTLQEIAQSDDYGQFELKEVYQAAQLLLQQFQKTRTEPEKLKEIIEHLKKRLEGQTAYPLAILLESSKLGVEHQLQEDWNSPMKQRQLFLMESLYAQFRGKVPPTVWNQICLNYAEALIYVGRSLDGLDVLEHMTEAENDPSYERLDAERGWGLLFYSTFLRDKEAKAEALHLSRDLLRDGVEKITNVNGRALYADRFKLALKMLEEIGPVDLTGGYKPNFFEGREREYRDWCAKHRLLLNDNNEVDPEGTMKIDTLTYRYIGADKEHGLFLETFMDSILAEFTVLRWNLFEALEQEPSAERNEKLKSVYRQSFTLFSKIAQFVSHYYKLEMTNPRAGMQRMWFEEENPKKPLKPFIRNSKNGALKALFWLSKELFGYEQSAVQNVATVRALLIRDQLERSFVQVITKKEEVAETGELRKHQMTQVELERLAQTTLFKARNALMYLGFAVEIEKK, from the coding sequence ATGTCGACATTACAAGAGATTGCCCAATCAGACGATTACGGGCAATTTGAGTTGAAAGAAGTTTATCAAGCGGCACAATTATTGCTGCAGCAGTTTCAAAAAACACGCACTGAACCGGAAAAACTAAAAGAGATTATTGAACACTTGAAAAAACGCCTGGAAGGTCAAACGGCTTATCCACTCGCGATTTTACTTGAGAGTAGCAAGCTAGGCGTTGAACACCAGCTGCAAGAAGATTGGAATAGCCCGATGAAGCAGCGCCAGCTCTTTCTCATGGAAAGCTTATATGCGCAGTTTCGCGGCAAAGTGCCGCCTACAGTATGGAACCAAATTTGCTTGAACTATGCGGAAGCGTTGATTTATGTGGGTCGTTCACTTGATGGACTCGATGTGTTGGAGCATATGACAGAAGCGGAAAATGATCCGTCTTACGAACGTTTAGACGCTGAACGTGGATGGGGATTGTTGTTTTATTCAACATTCTTGCGCGATAAAGAAGCAAAAGCGGAGGCACTTCATTTGTCGCGTGATTTATTGCGTGATGGAGTTGAAAAAATCACTAACGTTAACGGCCGCGCGTTATATGCAGACCGCTTTAAACTCGCCTTGAAAATGCTCGAAGAAATCGGTCCGGTTGATTTGACTGGTGGCTATAAGCCGAACTTTTTCGAAGGCCGCGAGCGTGAATACCGCGACTGGTGTGCAAAGCATCGCTTATTGCTAAATGATAATAATGAAGTTGACCCAGAAGGTACGATGAAAATTGATACACTCACCTACCGCTATATTGGCGCTGATAAAGAGCACGGGTTATTTCTTGAGACGTTTATGGACAGCATCCTAGCTGAGTTTACCGTGCTGCGTTGGAATCTCTTTGAGGCACTTGAGCAAGAGCCGAGCGCTGAGCGCAATGAAAAACTAAAGAGCGTATATCGTCAGTCGTTTACACTGTTCTCAAAAATCGCTCAGTTTGTCAGCCATTATTACAAACTCGAAATGACAAATCCACGTGCTGGCATGCAGCGTATGTGGTTTGAAGAAGAAAATCCGAAAAAGCCGCTTAAGCCATTTATCCGAAATAGTAAAAATGGTGCGTTAAAAGCATTGTTCTGGCTGTCTAAAGAACTTTTTGGCTACGAGCAATCAGCGGTTCAAAACGTTGCAACTGTTCGTGCGTTGTTAATACGTGATCAACTCGAACGCAGCTTTGTTCAAGTGATTACGAAAAAAGAAGAAGTCGCTGAAACTGGAGAACTGCGCAAGCATCAAATGACGCAAGTCGAGCTTGAACGCTTGGCGCAGACGACACTATTTAAAGCGCGTAATGCGTTAATGTATTTAGGATTTGCGGTTGAAATCGAGAAAAAATAA
- a CDS encoding nitroreductase family protein, whose product MQTTETYQKTNDFNDIINNRRSIKQYDPSVKISREEMSQIIEQASTAPSSINMQPWRFIVIDTEEGKEKIAPLASFNLEKVMSASAVIAIFADLKNIEYGEEIYGKAVELGYMPADVMRAQLDYFKPAYENASYDQMKDIIMLDTGLVSMQLMLVARAHGYGTNPIGGYDKENIAEVLDLDKDRYVPVMLLTIGKALNDGFQSYRLPVETTTQWK is encoded by the coding sequence ATGCAAACTACAGAAACTTACCAAAAAACAAACGATTTTAACGACATCATCAATAACCGTCGTTCGATCAAACAATACGATCCATCGGTGAAAATCAGTCGCGAAGAAATGAGCCAAATTATTGAGCAAGCATCAACAGCGCCATCTTCGATTAACATGCAACCTTGGCGTTTCATTGTCATCGATACCGAAGAAGGAAAAGAAAAAATCGCACCTCTTGCTTCATTCAACTTAGAAAAAGTAATGAGTGCGTCTGCTGTCATCGCAATTTTTGCAGATCTTAAAAACATCGAATACGGTGAAGAAATTTACGGAAAAGCGGTAGAACTTGGTTATATGCCTGCAGATGTTATGCGTGCGCAGCTTGATTATTTCAAACCGGCTTATGAAAATGCATCGTACGATCAAATGAAAGACATCATTATGTTGGATACTGGCCTTGTATCGATGCAATTGATGCTTGTCGCTCGCGCTCACGGATACGGCACAAACCCAATTGGCGGTTATGATAAAGAAAACATCGCAGAAGTGTTAGACTTAGATAAAGATCGTTATGTACCGGTAATGTTACTGACAATCGGGAAAGCATTAAATGATGGCTTCCAGTCATACCGTTTGCCTGTTGAAACAACTACACAATGGAAATAA
- a CDS encoding putative quinol monooxygenase — translation MIINYSHLAVKPDHEEEFLEACKPVLQAARANKGNISYDLMKVFGEDNLYKVVGFWKDAEVYDAHIASDYITEYVEKSSNFLSAPITKKVIRGENR, via the coding sequence ATGATTATTAATTACTCACATTTAGCGGTAAAACCGGATCATGAAGAGGAATTTTTAGAAGCATGTAAGCCTGTTCTCCAAGCTGCCAGAGCGAACAAAGGCAACATTAGTTACGATTTGATGAAAGTATTCGGAGAAGACAACCTCTACAAAGTAGTTGGGTTTTGGAAAGACGCAGAAGTTTACGATGCACATATTGCAAGCGATTATATAACAGAGTATGTTGAAAAGTCATCCAACTTTTTAAGTGCGCCCATAACGAAGAAAGTGATACGTGGTGAAAATCGGTAA
- a CDS encoding MarR family winged helix-turn-helix transcriptional regulator produces the protein MACSFSKQEQVLQLFKGLTNQISPKFERCTGISASRYELLYQLYNTDEINQSTLQKAVNIDSAAVTRHLKQLESDGMVTRKRSPADNRVIFVSLTTEGREKIIGYRQENMGFVNQMLHDFTPEEIEHLSDMLSRMQNNISEY, from the coding sequence ATGGCATGTTCATTTTCAAAACAAGAGCAAGTCTTGCAGTTGTTTAAAGGATTGACTAACCAAATCAGTCCGAAATTTGAACGCTGTACAGGCATCAGTGCATCGCGCTATGAATTGCTTTACCAGCTATATAACACAGACGAAATCAATCAATCGACGCTTCAAAAAGCCGTCAATATTGATAGCGCCGCTGTTACGCGCCACTTAAAGCAACTCGAGTCAGACGGCATGGTCACACGAAAAAGAAGTCCTGCCGACAACCGCGTTATTTTCGTCAGCTTAACAACAGAAGGGCGCGAAAAAATTATCGGCTATCGCCAAGAAAATATGGGCTTTGTTAATCAAATGCTACATGATTTCACACCAGAAGAAATTGAACACCTGTCCGACATGCTAAGCCGTATGCAAAATAATATAAGCGAATACTAA
- a CDS encoding putative quinol monooxygenase, whose amino-acid sequence MIIIHANLQVQPAQEQAFLAAAKAVIEGSRQETGNISYDLKKSTDQEQHYTMVEVWKDAEAVQAHNTSEHFQAFVQQAPAFMAAPMDLNVYSAETVEM is encoded by the coding sequence ATGATAATTATTCACGCAAACTTACAAGTACAACCAGCTCAAGAACAAGCATTTTTAGCAGCAGCTAAAGCCGTAATCGAAGGATCGCGTCAAGAAACAGGCAACATCAGCTATGACTTAAAAAAATCCACTGACCAAGAGCAACATTACACTATGGTCGAAGTGTGGAAAGACGCTGAAGCAGTCCAAGCGCATAACACAAGCGAACATTTCCAAGCATTCGTTCAACAAGCACCAGCATTTATGGCCGCACCAATGGACTTAAACGTTTATAGCGCAGAAACTGTAGAAATGTAA
- a CDS encoding VanZ family protein, producing the protein MKLKYIPAIFWGLCILLATNNYNFQALLFAQEINFNIRVFPNLSDLFIMNDIHLNSKVYVFQKTGHAMSFGILFLIIEKTINNKNKAIILCSLFAFFTEFLQLFFQRSGRISDVVIDIGGIYLAYRLSVYVKEQGGITQTFWKTIQKLAGVFADEKTR; encoded by the coding sequence TTGAAACTAAAGTACATACCGGCCATCTTCTGGGGGCTGTGCATTTTATTAGCCACCAACAACTACAACTTCCAAGCCTTGCTATTCGCACAAGAAATAAACTTCAATATTCGCGTATTCCCCAATTTATCCGATCTCTTCATTATGAATGACATTCATTTGAACAGTAAAGTTTACGTATTTCAAAAAACAGGTCATGCTATGTCTTTCGGGATTCTTTTTTTAATTATAGAAAAAACGATAAACAATAAAAACAAAGCGATCATTTTATGTAGCCTTTTTGCATTCTTCACGGAATTCCTTCAGCTGTTTTTCCAAAGAAGCGGAAGAATCTCTGATGTTGTGATTGATATTGGTGGTATTTATTTGGCTTATCGATTGAGTGTTTATGTGAAAGAACAAGGCGGAATCACACAAACTTTTTGGAAAACGATTCAGAAACTAGCTGGTGTATTCGCGGACGAAAAAACTCGATAA